From one Caminicella sporogenes DSM 14501 genomic stretch:
- the oraE gene encoding D-ornithine 4,5-aminomutase subunit OraE — MKKLNPNEKLDIREILSDLENYRPKRRGWTWRKKVDELKIGPHVYHDCSESLKNSIGIPAAVQYFDNLDPQPQETITTEIASGRFEDDIRRMRMAAWHGADHIMVIRTAGQSHYDGLIEGTPQGIGGIPVTRKQVRAQRKALDLIEEEVGRPINYHSYVSGVAGPDIAVMFAEEGVNGAHQDPQYNVLYRNINMVRSFVDAAESKKIMAWADMAQIDGAHNANATARDAWKVMPELMVQHGINAMYSYKVGMKKENICLSTVPPSASPVPCMKYDLPYAVALRDFFDEYKMRAQQNTKYITSSSREATVTHVMNMMISKLTRADIQSTITPDEGRNVPWHMYNIEACDTAKQTLVGLDSLLEMVELKKEGYLPEKVRELKERAVLFLEEIIEVGGYFEAVEKGFFVDSGMYPERNGDGIGRKIDGGVGAGTVFERDEDYMAPVTAHYGYNNVAQYDPDAVDNPSKLIDGCTFEKPEKIIFIDELDENDNVYKRLDETEKYRNSNYIKPEVEWLADGTVQVELFLPTNKRIAEFAAIEFAKKMNLQDPEVIHLEILHPAEGTRVQLKGKLEFDVDISKLEIPPEPEVLSDEELWAEIERKPMKVVAATVGEDEHSVGLREVIDIKHGGIEKWGIEVVYLGTSCPIEKLVDAAIELNADAILASTIISHDDIHYKNMKRIHEYCVEKGIRDKIIIACGGTQVTPEIAVQQGVDAGFGRGSKGIHVATFLVKKRREMEQNEN; from the coding sequence ATGAAAAAGTTAAACCCTAATGAAAAGTTGGATATAAGAGAGATATTAAGTGATTTAGAAAATTATAGACCAAAGAGAAGGGGATGGACTTGGAGAAAGAAAGTTGACGAATTAAAGATTGGACCTCATGTTTATCATGATTGTTCAGAATCTTTAAAGAATTCAATAGGTATTCCGGCAGCTGTTCAATATTTTGATAATTTAGACCCTCAGCCTCAAGAAACTATTACAACTGAAATAGCTTCAGGAAGATTTGAAGATGATATAAGAAGAATGAGAATGGCTGCATGGCATGGTGCTGACCATATAATGGTTATTAGAACAGCAGGACAATCTCATTATGATGGACTTATAGAAGGTACTCCACAAGGTATAGGAGGTATTCCTGTAACTAGAAAACAAGTTAGAGCTCAAAGAAAAGCTTTAGATTTAATAGAAGAAGAAGTAGGAAGACCTATAAATTATCATTCCTATGTATCTGGTGTTGCAGGTCCTGATATAGCAGTTATGTTTGCTGAAGAAGGAGTTAATGGTGCTCACCAAGACCCACAGTATAATGTTCTTTATAGAAACATAAATATGGTGCGTTCTTTTGTTGATGCTGCAGAATCAAAAAAAATAATGGCTTGGGCAGATATGGCTCAGATAGATGGAGCACATAATGCAAATGCAACAGCAAGAGATGCTTGGAAAGTAATGCCTGAACTTATGGTGCAGCATGGTATAAATGCTATGTATTCATATAAAGTTGGTATGAAGAAGGAAAACATTTGCCTTTCAACAGTACCGCCTTCAGCTTCACCTGTACCATGTATGAAGTATGACCTTCCATATGCTGTTGCACTAAGAGATTTCTTTGATGAATACAAAATGAGAGCACAACAAAATACTAAGTATATTACTTCTTCATCAAGAGAAGCTACAGTAACTCATGTAATGAATATGATGATTTCAAAACTTACAAGGGCAGATATTCAATCTACAATAACTCCTGATGAGGGAAGAAATGTTCCATGGCATATGTACAATATAGAAGCTTGTGATACAGCTAAACAAACTTTAGTAGGACTTGATAGTTTGCTTGAAATGGTTGAACTTAAAAAGGAAGGGTATTTACCTGAAAAAGTTAGGGAGTTAAAAGAAAGAGCAGTTCTCTTTTTAGAAGAAATTATTGAAGTAGGAGGATATTTTGAAGCTGTAGAAAAAGGATTTTTTGTTGATTCAGGTATGTATCCAGAGAGAAATGGAGATGGTATAGGAAGAAAAATTGATGGAGGAGTTGGTGCAGGAACAGTATTTGAAAGAGATGAAGACTATATGGCTCCTGTTACAGCTCATTATGGATATAATAATGTTGCTCAGTATGACCCTGATGCAGTAGATAATCCATCAAAACTTATAGACGGATGTACATTTGAAAAGCCTGAAAAAATTATATTTATTGATGAGTTAGATGAAAATGATAATGTATATAAACGTTTAGATGAAACTGAAAAATATAGAAATTCAAATTATATAAAGCCTGAAGTAGAATGGTTAGCTGATGGAACTGTTCAAGTCGAATTATTTTTACCAACTAATAAGAGAATAGCTGAATTTGCTGCTATAGAATTTGCTAAGAAAATGAATCTTCAAGATCCAGAAGTTATTCATCTTGAAATTCTTCATCCAGCTGAAGGTACAAGGGTTCAATTAAAAGGCAAATTAGAATTTGATGTAGATATAAGTAAATTGGAAATTCCACCTGAACCTGAAGTTTTAAGTGATGAAGAACTTTGGGCAGAAATTGAAAGAAAGCCAATGAAAGTTGTTGCTGCAACTGTGGGTGAAGATGAACATTCAGTTGGGCTTCGTGAAGTAATAGATATTAAACATGGTGGAATAGAGAAATGGGGTATAGAAGTTGTATATTTGGGAACTTCTTGTCCTATAGAAAAACTTGTAGATGCAGCTATAGAATTGAATGCAGATGCTATATTAGCTTCAACAATAATTAGTCATGATGATATTCATTATAAAAATATGAAGAGGATACATGAATATTGTGTAGAAAAAGGTATAAGAGATAAAATTATCATAGCTTGTGGTGGAACACAAGTTACTCCAGAAATAGCTGTTCAACAAGGCGTAGATGCAGGATTTGGTAGAGGTTCAA
- a CDS encoding ornithine aminomutase subunit alpha, with the protein MKGYIKREDDFQERRKHLANLTDEELKARFWELLEKIVDPLLELARTHTTPSIERSVLLRMGFSSLEAKPLVEGAIDRGLMGKGVGHIVYRISKEKNIPLRQAGLEMIEGKHWDDAVRIFKGGNE; encoded by the coding sequence ATGAAGGGATATATAAAAAGAGAAGATGACTTTCAAGAGAGAAGAAAACATCTTGCAAATTTAACAGATGAAGAATTAAAAGCAAGATTTTGGGAATTGCTTGAGAAAATTGTAGACCCCCTACTTGAACTTGCTAGAACCCATACTACTCCATCAATAGAACGTTCAGTTTTATTGAGAATGGGTTTTTCGAGTTTAGAAGCTAAACCATTAGTAGAAGGAGCAATAGATAGGGGTTTGATGGGAAAAGGTGTAGGTCATATTGTTTATAGAATATCTAAAGAAAAAAACATTCCTCTAAGGCAAGCAGGCCTTGAAATGATAGAAGGGAAACATTGGGACGACGCAGTAAGAATATTCAAAGGGGGGAATGAATAA
- the ortB gene encoding 2-amino-4-oxopentanoate thiolase subunit OrtB: MTKDMSYEAVMSRKNEIMKKAVGIDYERFEYSGIAFDYEGMMKETGYTLEEMKNIQGSTGVGNTPILELKNLTNLARKLSPKGKGARIFIKDEACNPSGSFKARRAANAVYHAKKLGYKGVIAATSGNYGAAVASQAAMHGLKCIIVQECYDSRGVGQPEIIEKARKCEAYGAEVVQLTVGPELFYTFLKLLEETGYFNASLYTPFGIAGVETLGYEIAMQMREREGKDPDVVVCTNAGGGNLTGTARGLLKAGAKETIVVGASVNLKGLHMASDKQFNKKSFTTGHTGFGMPFATWPDRSDVPRSAARPLRYMDRYVTINQGEVFYMTEVLAQLEGLERGPAGNTSLAAAFSLAQELDEDKIIVVQETEYTGAGKHIQPQLSFARENGIEVKFGNPREEVPGKNIILPEHPKLIKAVDLDMNKIRASYIKNAIKNNNATEISEEDLIFLVDETKSNRQFVEDILNELNVNIK, translated from the coding sequence ATGACTAAGGATATGAGTTATGAAGCAGTTATGTCTAGAAAAAATGAAATAATGAAAAAAGCGGTAGGAATAGATTATGAGAGATTTGAGTATTCTGGAATAGCTTTTGACTATGAAGGAATGATGAAAGAAACGGGATATACTCTTGAAGAAATGAAAAATATACAAGGTTCAACAGGAGTAGGCAATACACCAATTTTAGAGCTAAAAAATTTAACAAATTTAGCAAGAAAACTTTCTCCAAAGGGAAAGGGTGCTAGAATTTTTATAAAAGATGAAGCATGTAATCCTTCAGGAAGTTTTAAAGCTAGAAGAGCAGCCAATGCTGTATACCATGCAAAAAAACTTGGATATAAAGGGGTAATAGCTGCAACTAGTGGGAATTATGGTGCTGCAGTTGCAAGTCAAGCAGCTATGCATGGCTTAAAATGTATTATAGTTCAAGAGTGTTATGACAGCAGGGGAGTAGGACAGCCTGAAATAATTGAAAAAGCAAGAAAATGTGAAGCGTATGGTGCAGAAGTTGTTCAGCTGACAGTTGGACCGGAGCTTTTTTATACTTTCTTAAAGCTATTAGAAGAGACAGGTTATTTTAATGCATCATTATATACTCCATTTGGAATTGCAGGAGTAGAAACACTTGGTTATGAAATTGCCATGCAGATGAGAGAGAGAGAAGGAAAAGACCCTGATGTAGTTGTTTGTACTAATGCAGGGGGAGGAAACTTGACTGGGACAGCTAGAGGGCTTTTAAAAGCTGGAGCAAAAGAAACTATTGTTGTAGGAGCTAGTGTAAATTTAAAAGGACTTCATATGGCTTCAGACAAGCAGTTTAATAAAAAATCTTTTACAACTGGACATACAGGTTTTGGAATGCCATTTGCTACTTGGCCTGACCGTTCTGATGTACCGAGGTCTGCTGCAAGACCACTCAGATATATGGATAGATATGTAACGATTAATCAAGGTGAAGTATTTTATATGACTGAAGTTTTAGCACAACTTGAAGGACTTGAAAGAGGACCGGCAGGAAATACTTCTTTAGCAGCTGCATTTAGCTTAGCTCAAGAATTAGATGAAGATAAAATAATAGTTGTTCAGGAAACAGAATATACGGGAGCAGGAAAACATATTCAACCTCAACTTTCATTTGCTAGGGAAAATGGAATAGAAGTAAAGTTTGGAAATCCAAGAGAAGAAGTACCCGGTAAAAATATCATTTTACCTGAGCATCCTAAGTTAATTAAAGCAGTTGATTTAGATATGAATAAAATAAGAGCTTCTTATATTAAAAATGCTATAAAAAATAATAATGCAACTGAAATTTCAGAGGAAGATTTAATATTTTTAGTTGATGAAACAAAATCTAACCGTCAATTTGTTGAGGATATTCTTAATGAATTGAATGTCAATATAAAATAA
- the ortA gene encoding 2-amino-4-oxopentanoate thiolase subunit OrtA, which translates to MVKKGEWVLVHNIVLKPEERAPQVPDDTKKVPLEMWVKGFLLEDAEIGDEVKIRTMTGREVYGKLIEVNPSYKHNFGSCVPELLQIGLQVKDILFGGEDHD; encoded by the coding sequence TTGGTTAAAAAAGGTGAATGGGTTTTAGTGCATAATATTGTGTTAAAGCCTGAAGAAAGGGCACCACAAGTGCCTGATGATACGAAAAAAGTTCCTTTAGAAATGTGGGTTAAAGGGTTTTTATTAGAAGATGCAGAAATTGGAGATGAAGTTAAAATAAGAACTATGACTGGAAGAGAAGTTTATGGAAAATTGATAGAAGTAAATCCATCTTATAAGCATAATTTTGGTTCATGTGTTCCAGAACTTCTTCAAATAGGTCTTCAAGTAAAAGATATTTTGTTTGGAGGTGAAGACCATGACTAA
- the ord gene encoding 2,4-diaminopentanoate dehydrogenase has translation MENIKIVIWGFGAMGSGMAKVLLKKKGVEIVGVCDRNKARVGKDMYEVLGIERGERKPVIINPNIEEVLTEGCCDVCLCATDSFTKEAFPRLKFALEKKVNVISTAEEMAYPQAQNPELAAELDKIAKENGVTILGTGINPGLIMDLLVVCLTGCMTDVEYIQAKRVNSLSPFGPAVMEEQGVGLTVEEFNKGVENGTLSGHVGFAESVKMIADAIGWKIDKFEQQMAPIVTSVDRKSKYGFAAAGNVAGVNMTGQGYVNGEVKIDMIHPQQIEPEMEGTYTGDYITIKGTPEVNMSIKPEVDGGLGTIAMCVNMIPHVINAEPGLKTMIDLPVPRAIMGDMREFIKRK, from the coding sequence ATGGAAAATATAAAAATAGTGATTTGGGGTTTTGGAGCAATGGGCAGTGGTATGGCTAAGGTACTCCTCAAAAAAAAGGGAGTAGAAATAGTAGGTGTGTGTGATAGAAATAAAGCTAGAGTTGGAAAAGATATGTATGAAGTTTTAGGTATTGAAAGAGGAGAAAGAAAACCGGTTATTATTAATCCGAATATCGAAGAAGTATTGACTGAAGGGTGTTGTGATGTTTGTCTATGTGCTACGGATTCTTTTACAAAAGAAGCTTTTCCAAGATTAAAATTTGCTTTAGAAAAAAAGGTAAATGTGATTTCAACTGCAGAGGAAATGGCTTATCCTCAAGCTCAAAACCCAGAACTTGCAGCAGAGCTTGACAAGATAGCTAAAGAAAATGGTGTAACTATTTTGGGAACAGGTATTAATCCAGGTTTAATAATGGATTTATTAGTTGTGTGTCTGACTGGTTGTATGACAGATGTTGAATATATACAGGCTAAAAGAGTGAATAGTTTGTCACCATTTGGACCTGCAGTAATGGAAGAACAAGGTGTAGGATTGACAGTAGAGGAATTTAATAAAGGCGTTGAAAATGGAACGTTATCAGGACATGTTGGATTTGCTGAATCAGTAAAAATGATCGCAGATGCAATTGGATGGAAAATTGATAAATTTGAACAGCAAATGGCACCAATAGTTACTTCAGTAGATAGAAAATCAAAATATGGTTTTGCTGCAGCTGGAAATGTTGCTGGAGTAAATATGACTGGACAAGGTTATGTAAATGGCGAAGTAAAAATAGATATGATACATCCTCAGCAGATAGAGCCAGAAATGGAAGGAACTTATACGGGAGATTATATAACTATAAAAGGAACTCCAGAAGTAAATATGTCAATAAAACCTGAAGTAGATGGTGGATTAGGAACCATAGCTATGTGTGTAAATATGATTCCACATGTGATAAATGCTGAACCAGGTTTAAAGACAATGATAGATTTACCAGTACCAAGAGCTATTATGGGCGATATGAGAGAATTTATAAAGAGAAAATAA
- a CDS encoding sigma-54 interaction domain-containing protein encodes MKNKILLEKLLQNILQYIEEGIHVIDSKGKTIIYNSVMSEMEGLDKEQVIGKHILDVFPTLTEETSTLLKVLRTGKMIEEYKQSYLNLKGKKVSSINTTLPIINNGKVLGAIEIARNMTKVSQLSEQIINLRQKLNRNYNINKKNEKKHYTFDNLIGQNKKFLKAIAFARRAAQTSSSVLIYGETGTGKELFAQSIHYESRRKEKPFIAQNCAAIPETLLESILFGTSKGSFTGAVDRPGLFEQASGGTLFLDEINSMSLPLQAKLLRVLQEGYIRRIGGLKDIPVDVRIIAATNEDPLEAIKKGILRKDLYYRINVINIKIPPLRKRKDDIPLLIKHFINYYNEKLNKDVWMMSEELLEAFMNYGWPGNVRELQNFIESAMNMIFDEHVIKKEHLPYNVEELILNGNNKNINRDSRYDKVNDLSEYLANIEKEIILNHLIKNDYNITKTSKNLGISRQNLQYKLKKYRLI; translated from the coding sequence ATGAAAAATAAAATTTTATTGGAAAAATTACTGCAAAATATTTTGCAGTATATAGAAGAAGGCATACATGTTATTGACAGCAAAGGGAAAACGATTATTTACAATTCTGTCATGTCAGAGATGGAAGGGTTAGATAAAGAACAAGTTATTGGAAAACATATTTTAGATGTATTTCCAACATTAACTGAAGAAACGAGTACTTTATTAAAAGTATTACGAACAGGTAAGATGATTGAAGAATATAAACAGAGTTACTTAAACTTAAAAGGAAAAAAAGTTTCATCAATAAATACTACTCTGCCTATTATTAATAATGGAAAGGTATTAGGAGCTATTGAAATAGCTAGAAATATGACTAAAGTTAGTCAATTGTCAGAACAGATAATTAATCTAAGGCAAAAGTTGAATAGAAACTACAATATCAATAAGAAAAATGAAAAAAAACATTATACATTTGACAATCTAATAGGACAAAATAAAAAATTCTTAAAAGCTATTGCATTTGCACGGAGAGCAGCACAGACATCTTCTAGTGTGCTTATATATGGAGAAACAGGTACTGGAAAAGAATTATTTGCTCAAAGCATACATTATGAAAGTCGCAGAAAAGAGAAACCTTTTATAGCACAAAATTGTGCAGCCATTCCAGAAACTTTGTTGGAAAGTATTTTATTTGGAACTAGTAAGGGGAGTTTTACAGGAGCTGTTGATAGACCGGGTTTATTTGAACAGGCAAGTGGTGGAACTTTATTTTTAGATGAGATTAATTCAATGAGCTTACCTTTACAAGCAAAACTCTTAAGAGTTTTGCAAGAAGGATATATAAGGAGAATAGGAGGATTAAAAGATATACCCGTTGATGTTAGAATAATAGCTGCTACTAATGAAGACCCATTAGAGGCTATTAAAAAGGGAATTTTAAGAAAAGATTTGTATTATAGAATAAATGTAATAAATATTAAAATACCTCCTTTGAGAAAGAGAAAAGATGATATACCTTTGCTTATAAAACATTTTATAAATTACTATAATGAAAAATTAAATAAAGATGTTTGGATGATGTCAGAAGAACTCTTAGAAGCTTTTATGAATTATGGATGGCCCGGCAATGTAAGAGAGCTGCAAAATTTTATTGAATCAGCTATGAATATGATATTTGATGAGCATGTTATAAAAAAAGAGCATCTTCCTTATAATGTAGAAGAATTGATTTTAAATGGTAATAATAAGAATATAAATAGAGATAGCAGATATGATAAAGTTAATGATTTAAGTGAGTATTTAGCTAATATTGAAAAAGAAATAATTTTAAATCATTTAATAAAAAATGATTATAATATTACTAAAACTTCTAAAAATTTAGGAATTTCAAGGCAAAATTTGCAATACAAATTAAAAAAATATAGACTTATTTAA
- a CDS encoding SoxR reducing system RseC family protein: MKRTGKVIEIKGNRAKVTLQKHSACGNCGACHIGDENMNIDIEAINEINAKVGDFVEIDLETPNVLMAAFIAYGIPFFTLIFGIFGSFKIFEILNISNKEMYSFIVGFILLVISYLCIKLNETRFKDSKKYYSKITKILS; the protein is encoded by the coding sequence ATGAAAAGGACAGGAAAAGTAATAGAGATAAAAGGTAATAGGGCAAAAGTAACTTTACAAAAACATTCTGCATGTGGAAATTGCGGGGCATGTCATATTGGTGATGAAAACATGAATATAGATATTGAAGCAATAAATGAAATAAATGCTAAAGTAGGAGATTTTGTGGAAATAGATTTAGAAACTCCAAATGTACTTATGGCAGCTTTTATAGCATATGGAATACCTTTTTTTACTTTGATTTTCGGCATTTTTGGCAGTTTTAAGATATTTGAAATTTTAAATATTAGTAATAAAGAAATGTATTCTTTTATAGTTGGTTTTATTTTATTAGTAATATCGTATTTATGTATAAAATTAAATGAAACACGTTTTAAGGATAGTAAAAAATACTATTCAAAAATTACAAAAATTTTAAGTTAA
- a CDS encoding metal-sensitive transcriptional regulator, giving the protein MNSYEKDKEVLLKRLKRIEGQVKGIQKMIEENRYCNDILIQIAAVRSAINKVGGLILENHLKGCVKSALAESDNGEEVIDELINTMVKFIK; this is encoded by the coding sequence ATGAATTCATATGAAAAAGATAAAGAGGTACTATTAAAAAGACTTAAAAGAATTGAAGGACAAGTAAAGGGAATACAAAAAATGATAGAAGAAAATAGATATTGTAATGATATATTGATACAAATTGCTGCTGTAAGGTCAGCTATAAATAAAGTAGGAGGTTTGATTTTAGAAAATCATTTAAAAGGTTGTGTTAAAAGTGCTCTTGCTGAAAGTGATAATGGGGAGGAAGTTATAGATGAATTAATTAATACAATGGTTAAATTTATTAAGTAA
- the aspS gene encoding aspartate--tRNA ligase produces MAELLQGMKRTHMCGQLRTEHIGQEVILMGWVQRKRNLGGLIFVDLRDREGIVQIVFDTEVSKEAFDKADSLRGEFVIAVKGEVRHREAVNENLPTGKIEVFANELKILSKAEVPPIHIRDDDDAGEKLRLKYRYLDLRKPKMQKNLILRNKITKTVRDFLDSNGFLDIETPVLTKPTPEGARDYLVPSRVNPGKFYALPQSPQIFKQLLMVSGFDKYYQIVKCFRDEDLRADRQPEFTQIDIEMSFVDEDDVIEINEKLIKTLFKKVLNVDVTIPFEKISYKEAMEKYGTDKPDLRFGYELKSLNEVVKNCGFGVFSNTVANGNDVKAININGGADKFSKKGIKNLEKFAKSHGAKGLAWMKVTDEGIESPIEKFLSKEDIKAILDEMEGKSGDLILFVADMPSVVNTTLGALRVEVAKKLGVIDESEYKIVWVTEFPLFEYDEEEKRYYAKHHPFTSPVDEDIELMDKDPSKVRAKAYDLVINGYEVGGGSIRIHNSDIQQKMFDVLGFTKEEANEKFGFLLEAFKYGTPPHGGIAYGLDRLAMIFIGTDNIRDVVAFPKTQNATCLMTEAPAVADIAQLEELHIKVDLD; encoded by the coding sequence ATGGCTGAACTGTTGCAGGGAATGAAGAGAACTCATATGTGCGGACAGCTTCGTACAGAGCATATAGGACAAGAAGTTATATTAATGGGTTGGGTGCAGAGAAAAAGGAATTTAGGAGGACTCATTTTCGTAGATTTAAGAGATAGAGAAGGTATAGTACAAATAGTTTTTGATACTGAAGTGTCAAAAGAAGCATTTGATAAAGCAGATAGTTTGCGTGGAGAGTTTGTAATAGCTGTAAAAGGTGAAGTAAGGCATAGAGAGGCAGTAAATGAAAATTTACCTACTGGTAAAATAGAAGTTTTTGCAAATGAATTGAAAATATTGTCTAAGGCAGAAGTACCACCTATTCACATAAGAGATGATGATGATGCGGGAGAAAAACTAAGACTTAAATATAGGTATCTTGACCTTAGAAAGCCAAAAATGCAGAAAAATTTAATTTTAAGAAATAAAATTACTAAAACAGTTAGAGATTTTTTAGATAGTAATGGATTTTTAGATATTGAAACGCCCGTACTTACAAAACCGACTCCAGAAGGAGCAAGAGACTATCTTGTACCGAGTAGAGTAAATCCGGGAAAGTTTTATGCACTTCCTCAATCACCGCAAATATTTAAGCAATTATTGATGGTGTCAGGATTTGATAAATATTATCAAATTGTTAAATGTTTTAGAGATGAAGATTTAAGGGCAGACAGACAGCCTGAATTTACTCAAATAGATATAGAAATGTCGTTTGTAGATGAAGATGATGTAATCGAAATAAATGAAAAACTAATAAAGACTTTGTTTAAAAAAGTGCTTAATGTAGATGTAACTATACCTTTTGAAAAAATATCGTATAAGGAAGCTATGGAAAAGTACGGAACTGACAAACCAGATTTGAGATTTGGATATGAATTAAAATCACTAAATGAAGTTGTTAAAAATTGCGGATTTGGAGTTTTTTCAAATACGGTGGCAAATGGAAATGATGTAAAAGCTATAAATATAAATGGCGGAGCAGATAAGTTTAGCAAAAAAGGTATAAAAAATCTAGAAAAATTTGCAAAATCTCATGGGGCAAAAGGTTTAGCATGGATGAAAGTAACTGACGAGGGTATAGAATCTCCAATTGAAAAGTTTTTATCAAAAGAAGATATAAAGGCTATTTTGGATGAAATGGAAGGAAAGTCTGGAGATTTAATACTTTTTGTAGCAGATATGCCTTCAGTTGTAAATACTACATTAGGAGCATTAAGAGTAGAAGTTGCTAAGAAATTGGGAGTTATTGATGAAAGTGAATATAAAATAGTTTGGGTAACTGAATTTCCTCTATTTGAGTATGATGAAGAGGAAAAGAGATATTATGCTAAGCATCATCCTTTTACTTCACCAGTTGATGAAGACATTGAACTTATGGATAAAGACCCTAGCAAAGTGAGAGCAAAAGCATACGACCTTGTAATAAATGGATATGAAGTAGGTGGGGGAAGTATTAGAATTCACAATTCAGATATTCAGCAGAAAATGTTTGATGTGTTAGGATTTACAAAAGAAGAAGCAAATGAAAAATTTGGATTTTTATTGGAAGCATTTAAATATGGGACACCACCACATGGGGGAATAGCATATGGTCTTGACAGACTTGCCATGATTTTTATTGGTACAGATAATATAAGAGATGTAGTAGCTTTTCCAAAAACTCAAAATGCTACCTGTTTGATGACAGAAGCTCCTGCAGTAGCTGATATAGCACAATTGGAGGAGTTGCATATAAAAGTAGATTTAGATTAG
- the hisS gene encoding histidine--tRNA ligase — protein MSIKRPRGTRDVLPSDVYKWNFVENEFKKICRNFGYKEIRTPIFEHTELFKRGVGETTDIVQKEMYTFTDNGGRDITLKPEGTAPVVRAFVENKMYAEAQPTKLFYITPCFRYERPQAGRLRAFHQFGVEVFGAENPSVDAEVIGLAMAFFEKLGLENLQLRINSIGCPKCRKNYNEVLKDYLRQKLDKLCKTCNARFEKNPMRIIDCKNESCKQQLVDVPLILDYICDDCREHFEKLQKYLKVMDIDFEIDPKIVRGLDYYNKTAFEIVSKEIGAQSTVCGGGRYDGLVEEIGDIKVPGVGFGLGEERLLLTLENNNIQIPKSDMLDVFIATLGQRTHEKAVELSYKLRKNLISVDMDHLGRSIKAQFKYSDKLQAKFVVVIGDNELDKGVVTLKNMKTGNQEEIQLSLIVEEIRNRLV, from the coding sequence ATGTCAATTAAAAGACCTAGAGGTACCAGAGATGTACTGCCTTCGGATGTATATAAATGGAACTTTGTAGAAAATGAGTTTAAGAAAATATGTAGAAACTTTGGATATAAAGAGATAAGGACACCAATTTTTGAACATACTGAGTTATTTAAAAGAGGAGTAGGAGAAACTACAGATATAGTTCAAAAAGAGATGTATACTTTTACTGATAATGGTGGAAGAGATATAACGTTAAAACCAGAAGGAACTGCTCCTGTTGTGAGGGCATTTGTGGAAAATAAAATGTATGCAGAAGCACAGCCTACAAAATTATTCTATATAACTCCTTGTTTTAGATATGAAAGACCTCAAGCTGGAAGACTTAGAGCTTTTCATCAGTTTGGAGTAGAGGTATTTGGAGCAGAAAATCCTTCTGTTGATGCTGAAGTCATAGGACTTGCAATGGCATTTTTTGAAAAATTGGGACTTGAAAATTTACAGCTTAGAATAAATAGTATAGGATGTCCTAAGTGTAGAAAAAACTATAATGAAGTATTAAAAGATTATTTAAGACAAAAGCTTGATAAACTTTGTAAAACTTGTAATGCTAGATTTGAAAAAAATCCTATGAGAATAATAGATTGTAAAAATGAAAGTTGTAAGCAGCAGTTAGTTGATGTTCCTTTGATTTTAGATTACATATGTGATGACTGTAGAGAACATTTTGAAAAACTTCAAAAATATTTAAAAGTTATGGATATAGATTTTGAGATAGACCCTAAAATAGTCAGAGGACTTGATTATTATAATAAAACGGCATTTGAAATAGTTTCTAAAGAAATTGGAGCTCAAAGTACTGTATGCGGTGGTGGAAGATATGATGGATTAGTTGAGGAAATTGGCGATATAAAAGTTCCGGGAGTAGGATTTGGCTTGGGAGAAGAAAGACTTTTACTTACACTAGAAAATAACAATATACAAATCCCTAAGTCTGATATGCTTGATGTGTTTATAGCTACGTTAGGACAGAGAACTCATGAAAAAGCTGTTGAATTATCTTATAAATTAAGAAAAAATTTGATTTCTGTAGATATGGATCATTTAGGTAGAAGTATAAAAGCCCAATTTAAGTATTCAGACAAATTACAAGCTAAATTTGTAGTAGTAATTGGGGATAATGAATTAGATAAAGGAGTAGTAACTTTAAAGAATATGAAAACAGGTAATCAAGAAGAAATTCAGCTTAGTTTAATTGTTGAAGAAATAAGGAATAGATTAGTATAG